The following are encoded together in the Streptomyces sp. NBC_00358 genome:
- a CDS encoding DEAD/DEAH box helicase yields MTTTAASASPHSHHLSPAFPGRAPWGTANKLRAWQQGAMERYIQEQPRDFLAVATPGAGKTTFALTLASWLLHHHVVQQVTVVAPTEHLKKQWAEAAARIGIKLDPEYSAGPLSKEYHGVAVTYAGVGVRPMLHRNRSEQRKTLVILDEIHHAGDSKSWGEACLEAFEPATRRLALTGTPFRSDTNPIPFVTYEEGRDGIRRSSADYTYGYGNALADHVVRPVIFLSYSGNMRWRTKAGDEIAARLGEPMTKDAISQAWRTALDPRGEWMPSVLRAADQRLTEVRKGIPDAGALVIATDQDSARAYAKLIREITGTKATLVLSDDTGASKRIDDFAASEDRWMVAVRMVSEGVDVPRLAVGVYATTISTPLFFAQAVGRFVRSRRRGETASVFLPTVPDLLTFANEMEVERDHALDKPKKEGEEDPYAESEQEMDEANKEQDEDTGEQEQFSFEALESEAVFDRVLYDGAEFGMQAHPGSAEEQDYLGIPGLLEPDQVQLLLQKRQARQIAHSRRKPDEEADLLELPAERRPVVSHKEMLELRKQLNTMVGAYVHQSGKPHGVIHTELRRVCGGPPSAEATAGQLRQRITKVQEWATRMR; encoded by the coding sequence GTGACTACCACCGCCGCCAGCGCCTCCCCGCACTCGCATCACCTCTCGCCCGCCTTCCCCGGCCGTGCCCCCTGGGGCACCGCCAACAAGCTGCGCGCCTGGCAGCAGGGGGCGATGGAGAGGTACATCCAGGAGCAGCCGCGCGACTTCCTCGCCGTAGCCACCCCCGGCGCCGGCAAGACGACGTTCGCGCTGACCCTCGCGTCCTGGCTGCTGCACCACCATGTCGTGCAGCAGGTGACCGTGGTCGCGCCGACCGAGCACCTGAAGAAGCAGTGGGCCGAGGCGGCCGCGCGGATAGGGATCAAGCTCGATCCCGAGTACAGCGCCGGGCCGCTCAGCAAGGAGTACCACGGCGTCGCCGTCACCTATGCCGGTGTCGGCGTCCGGCCGATGCTCCACCGCAACCGCTCCGAGCAGCGCAAGACCCTCGTCATCCTCGACGAGATCCACCACGCCGGTGACAGCAAGTCGTGGGGCGAGGCCTGCCTGGAGGCGTTCGAGCCCGCCACCCGCCGGCTCGCGCTCACCGGTACGCCGTTCCGCTCCGACACCAACCCCATCCCCTTCGTCACCTACGAGGAGGGGAGGGACGGCATCCGGCGGTCCTCCGCCGACTACACGTACGGGTACGGGAACGCGCTGGCCGACCACGTCGTGCGGCCCGTCATCTTCCTCTCCTACAGCGGCAACATGCGCTGGCGCACCAAGGCGGGCGACGAGATCGCCGCCCGGCTCGGCGAGCCCATGACCAAGGACGCGATCAGCCAGGCCTGGCGCACCGCGCTCGACCCGCGCGGCGAGTGGATGCCGAGCGTGCTGCGCGCCGCCGACCAGCGGCTCACCGAGGTGCGCAAGGGCATCCCGGACGCCGGGGCGCTCGTCATCGCCACCGACCAGGACTCGGCGCGCGCCTACGCCAAGCTGATCCGCGAGATCACCGGCACCAAGGCGACCCTCGTGCTGTCCGACGACACCGGCGCCTCGAAGCGCATCGACGACTTCGCCGCGAGCGAGGACCGGTGGATGGTCGCCGTCCGCATGGTGTCCGAGGGCGTCGACGTGCCGCGCCTGGCCGTCGGCGTGTACGCGACCACCATCTCGACCCCCCTCTTCTTCGCCCAGGCCGTCGGCCGCTTCGTACGGTCCCGCAGGCGCGGCGAGACCGCGTCCGTGTTCCTGCCGACCGTCCCCGACCTCCTCACCTTCGCCAACGAGATGGAGGTCGAGCGCGACCACGCCCTCGACAAGCCCAAGAAGGAGGGCGAGGAGGACCCGTACGCCGAGTCCGAGCAGGAGATGGACGAGGCGAACAAGGAGCAGGACGAGGACACCGGCGAGCAGGAGCAGTTCTCCTTCGAGGCGCTGGAGTCCGAGGCCGTCTTCGACCGGGTTCTCTACGACGGTGCCGAGTTCGGCATGCAGGCCCACCCGGGAAGCGCGGAGGAGCAGGACTACCTCGGCATCCCCGGGCTCCTCGAACCCGACCAGGTGCAGTTGCTGCTCCAGAAGCGGCAGGCCCGGCAGATCGCGCACAGCCGCAGGAAGCCGGACGAGGAGGCGGATCTCCTCGAACTGCCCGCCGAGCGCCGCCCCGTCGTCTCCCACAAGGAGATGCTGGAACTGCGCAAGCAGCTCAACACCATGGTCGGCGCGTACGTCCACCAGAGCGGCAAGCCGCACGGCGTGATCCACACCGAGCTGCGCCGCGTCTGCGGCGGCCCGCCGAGCGCGGAGGCGACGGCGGGGCAGCTCCGCCAGCGGATCACCAAGGTCCAGGAGTGGGCCACCCGGATGCGGTGA
- a CDS encoding MFS transporter gives MTALEARAAATTVPSEETGGVLSRPYRALSIGIVSVVLVIAFEATAVGTAMPVAARELGGVALYAFAFSGYFTTSLFGMVLAGQWSDRDGPLGSLASGIGAFAAGLLLSGTAGGMWVFILGRAVQGLGGGLVIVALYVVVGRAYPQRLRPAIMAAFAAAWVVPSVVGPLAAGAITEHLGWRWVFIGIPALVGVPLALALPQIRRRASGQAGAGGRAPLDRRRIRLAFAIALGAGLFQYAAQDPRPLSLVPAAAGAALLVSAVRGLLPRGTWRAARGLPSVVLLRGVAAGAFVSAESFVPLMLVTQRGLSPTLAGLSLAAGGGTWALGSWVQARPRVEPYRDRLMFLGMLLVAAAVAAAPSVLIPAVPVWTVAVAWAFGCFGMGLVIASTSVLLLQLSAPEEAGSNSAALQISDALSNVLLLAVGGAAFAALGGGAVARTATATASAAHSSHPAAFAVVFLPMAGVALLGAWVTTRLRER, from the coding sequence ATGACAGCACTGGAAGCACGCGCGGCCGCGACGACGGTTCCGTCCGAGGAGACGGGCGGGGTACTGAGCCGGCCGTACCGGGCGCTCAGCATCGGCATCGTGTCCGTGGTGCTGGTGATCGCCTTCGAGGCGACCGCCGTGGGGACGGCGATGCCCGTCGCCGCGCGGGAGCTCGGCGGGGTCGCCCTGTACGCCTTCGCGTTCTCCGGGTACTTCACGACGAGCCTGTTCGGGATGGTGCTCGCCGGGCAGTGGTCCGACCGCGACGGGCCGCTCGGCTCGCTGGCCTCGGGCATCGGCGCGTTCGCCGCGGGGCTGCTGCTGTCCGGGACGGCCGGCGGCATGTGGGTGTTCATCCTCGGACGGGCCGTCCAGGGCCTCGGCGGCGGGCTCGTGATCGTCGCGCTGTACGTCGTCGTCGGGCGGGCCTATCCGCAGCGGCTGCGCCCCGCGATCATGGCGGCGTTCGCGGCGGCGTGGGTCGTACCGTCCGTCGTCGGCCCGCTCGCCGCGGGCGCGATCACCGAGCACCTCGGCTGGCGCTGGGTGTTCATCGGGATTCCGGCGCTGGTCGGCGTTCCGCTCGCGCTCGCCCTGCCGCAGATACGGCGGCGGGCCTCGGGACAGGCGGGGGCGGGCGGCCGTGCGCCGCTGGACCGGCGCCGCATCCGGCTGGCCTTCGCGATAGCGCTGGGCGCGGGGCTGTTCCAGTACGCCGCCCAGGACCCGCGCCCGCTGTCCCTCGTGCCCGCCGCGGCCGGTGCCGCGCTCCTCGTATCCGCCGTGCGCGGGCTGCTGCCCCGCGGCACCTGGCGGGCGGCGCGCGGGCTGCCGTCCGTGGTGCTGCTGCGCGGGGTCGCCGCCGGCGCCTTCGTCTCCGCCGAGTCCTTCGTGCCGCTGATGCTGGTCACTCAGCGGGGGCTGTCGCCGACGCTCGCCGGGCTCTCGCTCGCGGCCGGTGGCGGGACCTGGGCGCTGGGGTCCTGGGTGCAGGCACGGCCGCGCGTGGAGCCGTACCGCGACCGCCTCATGTTTCTCGGCATGCTGCTGGTCGCTGCGGCCGTCGCCGCGGCCCCGAGCGTGCTGATCCCCGCCGTTCCGGTGTGGACCGTCGCCGTCGCCTGGGCCTTCGGCTGCTTCGGGATGGGCCTGGTGATCGCCTCGACCAGTGTGCTGCTGCTCCAGCTCTCGGCCCCCGAGGAGGCCGGCAGCAACTCGGCCGCCCTGCAGATCTCCGACGCCCTGTCCAACGTGCTGCTGCTCGCCGTCGGCGGGGCCGCCTTCGCGGCCCTGGGCGGCGGCGCGGTCGCCCGCACGGCCACCGCCACGGCGTCCGCCGCCCACAGTTCCCACCCGGCCGCCTTCGCCGTGGTGTTCCTGCCGATGGCGGGGGTGGCACTGCTGGGAGCGTGGGTGACGACCCGGCTCCGGGAACGATGA